From a single Collibacillus ludicampi genomic region:
- a CDS encoding sugar phosphate nucleotidyltransferase has translation MKAVIMAGGKGTRLRPLTCNKPKPMVPLLNRPCMAYTIDLLKKHGIREIAVTLQYLPEIIRDHFGDGSEYGVNIHYFEETVPLGTAGSVKNAEDFLDDTFIVISGDALTDFDLRAAIDYHRTKRALGTIVLTRVDAPLEYGVVITRENGVIERFLEKPSWGEVFSDTVNTGIYIFDRSVLEYIPHDTEFDFSKDLFPILLKMGLPLYGYVASGYWSDIGNLHQYRQTQFDMLDGKVDVKIEGNELYPRVWVGQDVQLADDIRMEGPVFIGSRSVIEEKVEMGPYTVIGENNRIQPGVSLRRTVIWNQNYVDHGAELRGATIGSQVYCGSHSAFFEGAVVGDECTVGMKSIVKPNVKVWPNKIIQESTIVHTSLVWSEKLEKRLFSGKGVAGVCNVDITPDFAGRLAAAFGATLQYGARIAISSDAHPFSQLIKRAFMSGLQSAGVHTLDVGEMTTPVLRYATRKLHAHGGIHVRQVGQQTYNRVLIEFLDKNGMNIEKGIERKIENAYWQEDFRRANSSQIGGEDCVLNMKEAYLSALMNTVKNDSIKKKRYKMVVQYDQRNLSGIVPNFMEKLGCRVLSIQLEDAAKGELPVMVSANQADFGVRIDKNGERIILVTEDGFVIEEDVMMVMQVLVYLLTGRKNKIAVPVSAPSIIEMLADQWEGEIVRTKANPRALMEPCSDEPFFLFFDALYTLALVLELMAVQEKKLSEVLSMIPDFHLLHRQVPCPWEDKGKVMRRLIEETKGEYVELVDGIKIHHTGGWALVLPDSDAPVFRVFTQAETLKAAEEMAAAYAMKIHTYQAE, from the coding sequence ATGAAGGCTGTCATCATGGCTGGTGGAAAAGGAACACGCTTGCGTCCGCTCACATGCAATAAACCAAAACCGATGGTTCCTCTTTTAAATCGCCCTTGTATGGCATATACCATTGACCTGCTGAAAAAACACGGAATTCGAGAAATCGCGGTAACGCTACAATATTTACCGGAAATCATCCGAGACCATTTTGGCGATGGAAGTGAGTATGGTGTTAACATCCATTATTTTGAGGAAACCGTTCCTCTTGGAACAGCCGGGTCTGTAAAGAATGCTGAGGATTTTCTTGATGATACATTTATTGTGATTTCCGGTGATGCACTCACCGATTTCGATTTGCGGGCGGCCATCGATTACCACAGAACCAAGCGTGCTTTAGGAACCATCGTGTTGACCCGCGTTGACGCTCCTTTGGAATACGGTGTCGTTATTACCCGGGAAAACGGAGTCATCGAAAGATTTCTGGAGAAGCCAAGTTGGGGTGAGGTGTTTTCGGACACAGTCAATACCGGAATCTATATATTTGATCGATCGGTTTTGGAATATATTCCCCACGATACGGAATTTGATTTTTCAAAAGACCTGTTCCCCATTCTTCTTAAAATGGGGCTGCCTCTATACGGTTATGTGGCTTCCGGATATTGGTCCGACATTGGAAATCTGCATCAGTACAGACAGACGCAGTTCGACATGCTTGACGGCAAAGTGGATGTAAAAATCGAAGGGAACGAACTGTATCCGCGAGTGTGGGTAGGGCAGGATGTACAATTGGCTGATGACATTCGCATGGAAGGCCCAGTCTTCATTGGCAGTCGCTCTGTGATAGAAGAGAAAGTCGAAATGGGGCCGTATACGGTGATCGGTGAAAACAATCGAATTCAGCCGGGAGTCTCTCTGCGCCGTACCGTCATATGGAATCAAAATTATGTTGATCACGGTGCGGAACTTAGGGGAGCAACGATTGGTTCACAGGTATACTGTGGTTCACATTCCGCATTTTTTGAAGGAGCGGTCGTGGGTGATGAATGTACGGTCGGCATGAAATCGATCGTGAAACCAAATGTCAAAGTGTGGCCCAATAAGATCATTCAGGAAAGCACCATTGTGCATACATCATTAGTATGGAGCGAAAAGTTGGAAAAACGTTTATTTAGCGGAAAAGGCGTGGCCGGAGTTTGTAATGTCGATATTACACCTGATTTCGCCGGGCGTTTGGCAGCCGCTTTTGGTGCCACTCTTCAATACGGTGCGCGTATTGCCATTTCTTCCGATGCACATCCTTTTTCTCAATTAATCAAACGTGCATTCATGTCCGGACTTCAATCGGCAGGAGTCCATACTTTAGATGTGGGAGAGATGACAACACCTGTGCTACGGTATGCGACTCGTAAGTTGCATGCGCACGGGGGAATCCATGTCAGACAGGTGGGCCAACAGACTTACAATCGGGTACTCATCGAGTTCCTCGACAAGAATGGAATGAATATCGAAAAAGGGATCGAACGTAAAATCGAAAACGCATACTGGCAGGAAGATTTTCGACGCGCCAATTCTTCCCAGATTGGTGGGGAGGATTGTGTCCTCAATATGAAGGAAGCATATCTATCTGCACTGATGAACACGGTGAAAAATGACAGTATCAAAAAGAAACGCTACAAAATGGTCGTCCAATATGATCAACGCAATTTGTCGGGAATCGTACCTAATTTCATGGAAAAATTGGGCTGTCGAGTACTCTCGATTCAGCTTGAAGATGCGGCAAAAGGAGAACTGCCTGTAATGGTTTCCGCCAACCAGGCAGACTTTGGGGTTCGCATCGACAAGAATGGCGAGCGAATCATATTGGTAACGGAAGATGGGTTCGTGATTGAAGAAGATGTGATGATGGTCATGCAAGTTCTCGTTTATTTACTGACCGGTCGCAAAAACAAAATCGCCGTGCCCGTTTCGGCCCCATCGATTATCGAGATGTTGGCAGATCAATGGGAAGGCGAGATTGTCCGGACAAAAGCGAATCCTCGCGCATTGATGGAGCCATGCAGTGATGAGCCTTTCTTTCTCTTTTTTGACGCGTTGTATACACTCGCTTTGGTACTGGAGCTTATGGCGGTTCAGGAAAAGAAACTTTCTGAAGTGTTATCGATGATTCCTGATTTCCATTTATTGCATAGACAGGTTCCTTGCCCCTGGGAAGACAAAGGTAAGGTCATGAGAAGATTAATTGAAGAAACAAAAGGGGAGTATGTAGAGTTGGTGGATGGTATCAAGATTCATCATACCGGCGGATGGGCGCTCGTGCTGCCGGATTCGGATGCGCCCGTATTCCGCGTGTTTACACAAGCGGAGACGCTGAAAGCGGCGGAGGAAATGGCGGCCGCTTACGCGATGAAAATTCATACCTATCAGGCGGAGTGA
- a CDS encoding 1,4-alpha-glucan branching protein domain-containing protein, giving the protein MEKGYVALVLHAHLPFVRHPENSKYLEERWLFEAITESYIPLLRVFHRLLQDGVDFRLTMTLTPTLLSMLSDGLLLDRYRQHLILLIRLAEQEVIRTRNHPEMNRLAHFYHERFVLTLEFFDAYNGNLITAFKEIEDAGKIEIITSAATHAFLPLVNREQSIRAQIETAVQLHKTILGRAPNGIWLPECGYKPGIDGILKDYGLKYFFVDSHAFEAASPRPVFGGYAPVLTPHGIAAFARDRESSKQVWSSHEGYPGDYDYREYYRDIGYDLELEYIAPYIHPDGIRVNTGIKYYRITGKGDHKELYNPEWAREKAAIHAGHFLFNREKQVEYWFENMGRKPIVVAPYDAELFGHWWFEGPIWLDLFFRKMHYDQHTVKAITPSEYLREYPEQQVCRLPMSSWGRGGYADVWLNGRNDWIYRALHKAEERMSQLADRFTEANEVEVRALNQAARELMLAQSSDFAFIMDNKTMVDYAVKRTKIHINRFTRLYESLMAGDVDTEWLAVIEMRDNIFPDVDFRLYRTGRHHETLSLQRRRRFPSVLMLAWEYPPLTVGGLSRAVYDLSRHLTEKNWEVHVVTFRPEGTREYEIMEGVHVHRVDVLQPDGDEFIHWAFSLNLAILDRCEQLYEQGLRVDLIHAHDWMVTYAAKTLKEKYQWPLVATIHATEYGRNQGIHTDLQRYIHHMEWRLTYEAWRVIVCSPYMEREVKTIFSLPQDKIDIIPNGIDGDKVQPHGDSSVLREQYAQPHEQIVFFIGRMVQEKGVHLLLEAIPEILQACPQAKFLIAGRGPMLAKWQNDVKESGLSEKVMFVGFVDDETRNHLFHLADVCVFPSLYEPFGIVALEAMAAGVPVVVSDVGGLSDIVNHGEDGCKMLPGDPHSLAVQVIHLLKDPHFSEQIVMRARKKIERQYCWETIAEQTARVYERILSECALQLAEKEVASHQERV; this is encoded by the coding sequence GTGGAAAAAGGTTATGTCGCACTGGTACTTCACGCACATTTACCGTTCGTACGTCATCCGGAAAATTCGAAGTACTTGGAGGAGCGTTGGTTGTTTGAGGCGATTACAGAGTCCTATATTCCTCTTTTACGCGTATTCCATCGATTGCTCCAAGATGGGGTCGATTTTCGCCTAACCATGACTTTGACTCCTACACTTCTCTCGATGCTATCTGACGGTCTTCTGCTTGACCGCTACCGGCAACATCTGATCCTTTTGATCCGACTGGCGGAACAAGAAGTGATACGCACGAGAAACCATCCGGAAATGAACCGTTTGGCTCATTTTTATCACGAACGGTTTGTATTGACACTCGAATTTTTCGATGCGTATAACGGAAATCTCATCACCGCTTTCAAGGAAATCGAAGATGCAGGAAAGATTGAAATCATAACTTCTGCTGCCACTCATGCGTTTCTTCCTCTCGTCAATCGGGAACAGTCGATTCGAGCACAGATCGAGACGGCGGTACAGTTGCACAAAACTATTTTGGGAAGAGCACCGAACGGAATTTGGTTACCGGAATGCGGTTATAAACCAGGGATTGACGGTATTTTGAAAGACTACGGATTGAAATATTTTTTCGTGGATAGTCATGCGTTTGAAGCGGCCTCTCCCCGTCCAGTATTTGGGGGATACGCCCCCGTTTTAACACCGCACGGGATTGCCGCTTTTGCCCGTGATCGCGAATCTTCCAAACAAGTGTGGAGTTCGCATGAAGGTTATCCCGGAGACTATGACTATCGCGAATATTACCGGGACATCGGTTACGATCTGGAACTCGAGTACATCGCCCCCTACATCCATCCCGACGGGATTCGCGTGAATACGGGAATTAAATACTACCGCATCACCGGTAAAGGCGACCACAAGGAGTTATACAATCCTGAATGGGCGCGTGAAAAAGCGGCGATTCATGCCGGGCACTTTCTGTTTAACCGGGAAAAACAGGTCGAGTATTGGTTCGAGAACATGGGAAGGAAGCCGATCGTTGTCGCGCCTTACGATGCGGAATTGTTTGGACATTGGTGGTTCGAAGGGCCCATCTGGCTGGACCTATTCTTCCGAAAAATGCACTATGATCAACATACGGTCAAAGCGATCACCCCGAGTGAGTATCTCAGGGAGTACCCGGAACAACAAGTCTGCCGCCTGCCGATGTCATCCTGGGGACGCGGAGGGTATGCCGATGTCTGGCTCAACGGGAGAAATGATTGGATCTATCGCGCGTTGCACAAAGCGGAAGAGCGGATGAGTCAGTTGGCTGATCGGTTTACGGAAGCAAACGAAGTTGAAGTGCGTGCGTTAAATCAGGCTGCACGTGAACTCATGCTGGCACAAAGCAGCGATTTCGCTTTCATCATGGATAACAAAACGATGGTCGATTATGCGGTGAAACGCACGAAAATTCATATCAATCGTTTTACGCGCTTATATGAATCGTTGATGGCTGGAGATGTGGACACGGAATGGCTGGCAGTCATCGAGATGAGAGACAATATCTTTCCCGATGTAGACTTCCGCCTGTATCGTACAGGCAGACATCATGAAACACTTTCACTCCAGAGAAGAAGAAGATTCCCAAGCGTACTCATGCTTGCATGGGAATATCCACCGTTAACAGTCGGGGGGTTGTCACGTGCAGTCTATGATCTGTCACGACATTTGACAGAGAAAAATTGGGAAGTCCATGTCGTGACGTTTCGTCCGGAGGGCACTCGTGAGTACGAGATCATGGAAGGGGTCCATGTTCACCGCGTTGATGTTTTGCAACCGGACGGAGACGAGTTCATACATTGGGCCTTTTCCTTGAATTTAGCAATCCTTGATCGCTGTGAACAGTTATATGAACAGGGATTGCGAGTCGATTTGATTCATGCTCATGACTGGATGGTTACTTATGCAGCCAAAACGTTGAAAGAAAAGTATCAATGGCCGCTTGTCGCTACGATTCATGCGACCGAGTACGGACGCAATCAAGGTATTCATACCGACTTGCAGCGTTATATTCATCACATGGAATGGCGACTGACGTATGAAGCGTGGCGGGTGATCGTTTGTAGCCCGTATATGGAGCGGGAAGTAAAAACTATTTTTTCATTACCGCAAGATAAGATTGATATCATTCCCAATGGAATTGATGGGGATAAGGTTCAACCCCATGGGGATTCATCCGTACTCCGGGAACAATATGCGCAACCGCACGAACAGATCGTCTTTTTCATCGGACGGATGGTTCAGGAAAAAGGGGTGCATCTGTTGCTGGAGGCGATCCCTGAAATCTTGCAGGCATGTCCACAAGCGAAATTTTTGATTGCAGGCAGGGGACCTATGCTTGCGAAATGGCAAAACGATGTCAAGGAGAGCGGTCTTTCTGAAAAAGTGATGTTTGTGGGGTTTGTTGATGACGAGACGCGTAACCACCTCTTTCATCTCGCGGATGTGTGTGTGTTTCCAAGTTTATACGAGCCGTTTGGAATTGTAGCGTTAGAGGCTATGGCTGCCGGTGTGCCGGTTGTCGTATCGGATGTAGGGGGATTGTCAGACATTGTCAACCATGGGGAAGACGGATGCAAGATGCTGCCCGGCGATCCTCATTCCTTGGCTGTGCAGGTAATACATTTGCTGAAGGATCCTCATTTTTCCGAGCAAATAGTCATGCGAGCCCGAAAAAAAATCGAACGCCAGTATTGTTGGGAAACGATAGCAGAGCAGACCGCCCGCGTCTATGAAAGGATTTTAAGCGAATGTGCGCTGCAACTTGCCGAAAAGGAAGTTGCTTCACACCAAGAGCGAGTGTGA
- a CDS encoding DUF4912 domain-containing protein translates to MRRENRTSCDLTQGYPYPLEDETWVTRYQENRLVALIKDYQCVYVYWEISEERQRLLNEHFCCEIGNLPLFLRVYDVTALYFNGYNAHRYWEISIPWEADNWYIHGLEPGRNYFVDLGTKTIHGRFFTVLRSNLVELPPQPSGEGLDPSVRFACVKPSDGISSIAHDRLSHPPATASWLDLFNGYSLTTHMQKGES, encoded by the coding sequence ATGAGGAGAGAAAACAGAACATCTTGCGATTTGACCCAAGGATATCCGTATCCGTTAGAAGATGAGACTTGGGTTACGCGTTATCAAGAGAACCGTCTGGTTGCTTTGATTAAAGATTACCAATGTGTGTACGTCTATTGGGAAATATCAGAAGAAAGACAACGTTTGCTAAACGAACACTTCTGTTGCGAAATCGGAAACTTGCCTCTTTTCTTGCGCGTTTATGATGTGACCGCTCTTTATTTTAATGGGTACAACGCGCATCGCTACTGGGAAATCTCCATACCATGGGAAGCGGACAATTGGTATATCCATGGCTTAGAACCCGGGCGCAATTACTTTGTGGATCTGGGTACGAAAACCATCCATGGGCGTTTCTTTACCGTGTTGCGGTCGAATTTGGTAGAGTTGCCACCGCAACCTTCTGGAGAAGGCCTCGATCCGAGTGTTCGCTTCGCTTGTGTCAAACCGTCAGATGGCATTTCGTCCATCGCGCATGATCGCCTTTCCCATCCCCCTGCAACCGCTTCATGGCTTGACTTATTTAACGGTTATTCGCTCACAACTCACATGCAAAAAGGAGAATCGTAG